A genomic segment from Cutaneotrichosporon cavernicola HIS019 DNA, chromosome: 7b encodes:
- a CDS encoding uncharacterized protein (Fungal specific transcription factor domain) has translation MAYSPPQQQQSEPLKRRRITRACDRCHRSGVKCSRSPTPGICGPCAAFGSECTYQRPVKRRGPVPRALSAKTTLSGASQSQVVWKYESVSTPEAIETLVDAYHRIIYPILPFFHWPSFYAHIRVRRYMHDRAFYAVTMALCAITSARMRDGASFLLDAGVKAPLSADVPTSEAFYEAAIRTFPADLSQASEFDYKRAKVILAMLCIQFGNVRQLTTHLGDYMTLSSIDNFHLEARWPANLPETEVQERRRLFWGAYTIDVYAATTFGGVVRHREAQSTVLYPALVDDDEITERGIVPRIHGATRPSYLVGWNFTTDLYRILEHSLDQLRAKHLNANGTSDITNFFSTRSGSTQQEGLDLVAQLYAKLPEDFKGAKAMTGDMKEDRYGFQAADIMVTMQTVKMVMLGLEDATVERRCAVAGELLDALSNVPTAYIQAISSPIMHHLAGVGHLLGSVIQSPLSPWAYLQVRNVLITMANLVSDLETSLSNIQGIGNKLKDHVNRIDQYMHATADHQRRAHVYHSTLPPNAWGGSSGQLPQMPSSDMRAERPQGISVASSLSPESATPSWNNPSPSFSNPKNVPYPMAPDMFEFSLPHMAPDTQVQLPTDLFLDLSFEFGSEGFDFLSLGL, from the exons ATGGCCTACTCGCCTCCACAACAACAGCAGTCAGAGCCGCTTAAGCGACGCAGAATTACC CGTGCTTGCGATCGGTGTCACCGCAGCGGCGTCAAG TGCTCAAGAAGCCCGACTCCTGGCATCTGCGGCCCGTGCGCCGCCTTCGGCTCTGAATGCACGTATCAGCGGCCAGTCAAGCGGCGAGGG CCAGTTCCTCGGGCCCTGTCGGCCAAGACTACCCTAAGCGGAGCATCTCAGTCGCAAGTGGTCTGGAAGTATGAGTCCGTCAGTACGCCCGAAGCGATCGAGACACTGGTCGATGCGTATCACCGCATCATTTACCCAAT CCTCCCTTTCTTCCACTGGCCGTCCTTTTACGCTCATATCCGCGTTCGGAGGTACATGCATGATCGGGCCTTTTATGCTGTGACTATGGCCTTGTGCGCCATCACGAGCGCACGCATGCGCGACGGCGCAAGCTTCTTGCTGGACGCTGGAGTAAAGGCGCCTCTGTCTGCGGATGTGCCCACAAGCGAGGCATTTTACGAGGCAGCAATACGTACCTTCCCGGCCGACCTAAGCCAGGCGTCCGAGTTCGACTATaagcgcgccaaggtcaTTCTCGCCATGCTCTGCATCCAGTTTGGCAACGTGCGCCAGCTCACCACACATCTTGGCGACTACATGACGCTGAGCAGTATCGACAACTTCCACCTCGAAGCTCGTTGGCCAGCAAATCTTCCCGAAACCGAAGTGCAGGAGCGCCGGCGACTG TTCTGGGGCGCATACACAATCGACGTCTACGCAGCAACCACTTTCGGAGGCGTGGTGCGGCACCGTGAGGCGCAGTCCACAGTGCTTTACCCTGCCCttgttgacgacgacgaaaTTACGGAGAGAGGGATCGTGCCTCGCATTCATGGGGCCACCCGCCCATCATACCTTGTAGGGTGGAACTTTACCACGGACCTGTACAGGATTCTCGAGCATTCCCTCGACCAACTCCGGGCGAAGCATCTCAACGCCAATGGCACGTCCGACATTACCAACTTTTTCTCGACACGGTCGGGCTCAACGCAGCAAGAAGGCCTGGACCTTGTGGCACAGCTGTATGCCAAGCTACCAGAAGACTTCAAAGGCGCGAAGGCCATGACTGGTGACATGAAGGAGGACCGCTACGGATTCCAAG ctgcGGACATCATGGTGACGATGCAGACCGTCAAGATGGTCATGCTTGGGCTCGAGGATGCGACAGTCGAGCGTCGCTGTGCCGTCGCTGGCGAGCTCCTGGACGCGCTGTCGAATGTCCCGACTGCCTACATCCAGGCTATCAGCTCTCCGATC ATGCATCACCTTGCTGGCGTCGGACACCTGTTAGGCAGTGTTATCCAGTCACCGTTGTCGCCATGGGCCTATCTCCAAGTGCGCAATGTCCTCATAACCATGGCGAACCTTGTTTCCGACCTCGAGACGTCGTTGTCAAACATCCAAGGTATCGGCAACAAGCTGAAGGACCATGTCAACCGCATCGACCAATATATGCACGCAACTGCAGACCACCAACGACGTGCGCATGTGTACCATAGCACGCTCCCCCCAAATGCGTGGGGTGGCAGCTCTGGCCAGTTGCCCCAGATGCCGAGCAGCGACATGCGCGCCGAGAGACCACAGGGCATCTCTGTCGCGTCATCTCTGTCCCCCGAGAGCGCCACGCCATCGTGGAACAATCCCTCCCCGAGCTTCAGCAACCCCAAGAACGTCCCCTACCCCATGGCGCCCGACATGTTCGAGTTCAGCCTGCCGCACATGGCGCCCGACACTCAGGTCCAGCTCCCGAccgacctcttcctcgacctgtCCTTCGAGTTTGGCTCCGAGGGCTTTGACTTCCTCTCGCTCGGGTTGTAA